In Saccharomyces eubayanus strain FM1318 chromosome II, whole genome shotgun sequence, the genomic stretch TCTCCCGAAATAGGCTCTAATGttataaaatttttccagTTAGAGTTGAATTCTCTAGATATTGAACTGCAAACAAGATCTTTCGAATACCTTAATATTATACAACTGGCTAAAGTAAGCGGGAATGCCAACATGTTACAAATCCTGTTTGAGCCAATGCCACCATTCAATAGCAAATCAAACCCATTATTGAAGAGATTGGGAACACTACCTACATCAGCAGGAAGTGCGACTTTGATAAACACTTCTTCTGCagcctcttcttcaactcCTGATTTAGTACCCAAGAGAGCAAGCTCAACTCAATCGATCGGGGTTCCAATGCCTCCCCCATCACGTAGAAACACAGTCATCGATGGTAATTCTAAAATTGATTTATCTGAAGACTCATCAGGGAGGGACTCTTATTACTCAAGACAGATCTTGGCCCCAAATTGGAGAGAGGGCTTTACGAGAATGATTTCACATAAACAGGGTGTGCTCTATACATCCTCTTTAATCAAGGTTTTCTATCGAATCACAACGCCCGATCCACAGGAACCATATGCGTTTCAAGTATCTCTTGCCTACATTAACTTGACTGAATGGGAAATCACAGGACTATCCACTCAAGTTATAGCTTCAAAGACACAAGATAATCCCGAGTATGTGATCATGAACGTCAACGTGCCCTCGGCTGCTACGATCAAGCCCCATAAAAGGGTGGAACAAAGTTACGAAGTTTCCGTAAGGAAATCGTTTGACGTGGAAGACAGTCCAATTTTGGCAATTCATTTTAAGTGTGGTGGTAGTACGAATACTATCAATCTGAAAACAGCTATCGGTGTGACCACAACATTAGTTAGTAGCGAAATAAACCCAAGTATGCACTTGACCTTAGCACAATTCATTGGCCGTTGGAGAACATTGAGCGACGCTCTCGGAAAAGACGGAGAATACCAAATATATGGCATAAAGCTTAACAAGGACTTCAAGAAAGTTGAAACTATCGACTTAGAAGATGGACTAGTATTATTAAGGCAAATATTGAAACGGTTGGGTTTTGATATAGTTGAACAAACTAGTGTTCATAGCACACTATTTGTCTCAGGTATTATCCATACAAAGAGCGAGGGGAACTTTGGTTGCCTAATGAAAATACAATACCAAGAAAATGGTTTGGCAAATGTTACCTGTAAGACAACGACAGCTGGTCCCCTCGCCAAGTACATTGTGGAGTGTATCAGGGATGTACTAACGaagtgatttttttcatctttcaaaaccGCTCAATTGAAACTTAACTGCATTGTACATacaaatacatatatatttacagattttatttagttttcttttgtgtcGTGATGCTAAAGGGAAGGTCTTGTATAAAATGACACTTCAGTTTTTAAATGATTCttgcttcattttttggagGTCTTGCCCCAAAAATTTCTGTTCCAATTCTAACTTCTGATGCTCCTTGTTTTATGGCCTGCTTAAAATCAGCACTCATCCCCATCGACAACTTCAATGATGTTCCGAATTTAGCATCGATTTTCTGCTTCCAACTAACCAGCGTGGTGAAAtccttgttttcttcaccaTCTTCATGGGAAACATTCCATGAGCCAATAGTCATTAACCCGTTCAGTTTGATATGCTTGCACTCGTcagacaaaaagaaagaaatcacATCGAATATTTCCGTTTCGCCACTTAGGCCTGATTTTTGATCTTCATGCGATGTATTAATTTGAACATGACACAATATTGGGTCACAATCAGGTTGAAATTTAGCCCTTGACTCATTTAGCTTCTTGGCTTTTTTCAAGGAGTCGACTGTTTCAACAATGCGCAAATTTGGTACTTTTGCTAAATCTTTGCATTTATTTGTTTGCAAACCACCGACAAAATGCCAGTCAATATCATCAGGTAATAAGCTTGATTTTTCTATCAATTCTTGAACGTAATTCTCCCCAAAGTCTCTTACACCATGATCGTACAGGATTTTTATATCACTGGCCGGTTTCAACTTCGAAACAGCTAAAATAGAAACCTTAGAGGCACTTTTATCATCACAAACCTTTCTTGCTTCTGTTTCCACTTCTTTCCTAATGGACTCATATTGAGCAATCAATTCCGTTTTTCTGTCATCATCATAAGCAATATTTGTAGACATTTTGCGATGCGATCTTGGTAGACTTAGTTTTGTAAAGAAAGGAACGATCGCGTACTAAGGATTTTTGTATGCATTTAAGAGTAGCCTTCatttatgtatttttttttctttcagaTAGTCTTGCTCGATGTACGTGTTTTACCCGGATATGACTAACAATACAAAGTATCATCCAACAGCAGGTTAAAGAATCA encodes the following:
- a CDS encoding pyridoxal phosphate homeostasis protein; protein product: MSTNIAYDDDRKTELIAQYESIRKEVETEARKVCDDKSASKVSILAVSKLKPASDIKILYDHGVRDFGENYVQELIEKSSLLPDDIDWHFVGGLQTNKCKDLAKVPNLRIVETVDSLKKAKKLNESRAKFQPDCDPILCHVQINTSHEDQKSGLSGETEIFDVISFFLSDECKHIKLNGLMTIGSWNVSHEDGEENKDFTTLVSWKQKIDAKFGTSLKLSMGMSADFKQAIKQGASEVRIGTEIFGARPPKNEARII